A section of the Alkalihalobacillus sp. LMS39 genome encodes:
- a CDS encoding cyclic-di-AMP receptor yields the protein MKLIIAVVQDKDSNRLSEALIHTNFRATKLASTGGFLKAGNSTFLIGTEDEHVEEVLQIIKENCKSREQLVAPISPMGGNADSYVPYPVEVQVGGATVFVLPVEQFEQF from the coding sequence ATGAAGTTAATTATTGCTGTAGTTCAGGATAAAGACAGTAATCGTTTATCAGAGGCCTTAATTCATACAAATTTTCGCGCGACAAAATTAGCAAGTACAGGTGGATTTTTAAAGGCGGGAAATAGTACGTTTTTAATCGGTACAGAAGACGAGCATGTAGAAGAAGTATTACAAATTATCAAAGAGAATTGTAAAAGTAGAGAACAATTAGTTGCTCCGATTTCACCGATGGGTGGGAATGCAGATTCCTATGTACCGTATCCTGTAGAAGTTCAGGTTGGTGGAGCTACGGTTTTTGTTCTTCCAGTTGAGCAGTTTGAACAATTTTAA
- the metG gene encoding methionine--tRNA ligase, producing MNENKTFYLTTPIYYPSDKLHIGHAYTTVAGDAMARYKRLRGYDVMYLTGTDEHGQKIERKAKEKGVTPQQFVDDIVSGIQNLWKKLDISYDDFIRTTEERHKKVVEQIFEKLVENGDIYLDEYEGWYSVPDETYYTERQLDNPIKDEDGNIIGGQSPDSGHPVEKVREQSYFFRMSKYADRLLEYYEQNPHFIQPESRRNEMINNFIKPGLEDLAVSRTSFEWGVKIPSNPKHVVYVWIDALSNYITALGYGTENDEKYKKYWPADVHLVGKEIVRFHTIYWPIMLMALDLPLPKKVFGHGWLLMKDGKMSKSKGNVVDPVPLIDRYGLDALRYYLLREVPFGSDGVFTPEGFIERINYDLANDLGNLLNRTVAMVVKYFDGQLPVYQKDGTPFDSQLVDLVQSTVTKVENAMEDMEFSVALTAIWQLVSRTNKYIDETQPWVLAKEESNKEQLGAVMYHLAESLRHISIMIQPFMTEAPAKMWEQLGLDASLQTWDTLKTFGFIEGGTTVKKGEPIFPRLDAKEETAYIVEKMGSTVKTEEKVKKEVVEEVEQSPEITIDEFMSVDLRVAEVIHAEPVKKANKLLKIQLDLGYEKRQVVSGIAKYYKPEDLIGKKVICVTNLKPITLRGELSQGMILAGSSGDELTLATVEQNLPNGAKVK from the coding sequence ATGAATGAAAATAAAACGTTTTATTTAACAACCCCAATTTATTACCCTAGTGACAAACTGCATATTGGTCATGCTTACACAACGGTAGCAGGTGATGCTATGGCGAGATATAAAAGATTACGTGGGTATGATGTTATGTATTTAACCGGGACAGATGAACATGGTCAAAAAATTGAAAGGAAAGCAAAAGAAAAAGGGGTAACCCCGCAACAATTTGTCGATGACATTGTGAGTGGCATTCAAAACCTTTGGAAAAAGCTTGATATTTCTTATGATGACTTTATTCGAACTACAGAAGAAAGACATAAAAAAGTAGTCGAACAAATTTTCGAAAAGCTCGTTGAAAATGGAGATATTTATCTTGATGAATATGAAGGGTGGTACTCTGTTCCTGATGAAACGTATTATACGGAGCGACAATTAGATAATCCTATTAAAGATGAGGATGGTAATATTATCGGGGGACAAAGTCCAGATAGTGGTCATCCTGTAGAAAAAGTAAGAGAGCAGTCCTATTTCTTTAGAATGAGTAAGTATGCAGACAGATTATTAGAATATTACGAGCAAAACCCGCATTTTATCCAACCAGAATCAAGGCGAAATGAAATGATTAATAACTTTATTAAGCCAGGACTAGAAGATTTAGCAGTGTCTAGAACTTCGTTTGAGTGGGGCGTTAAAATACCTAGTAATCCTAAACATGTCGTTTATGTTTGGATCGATGCTTTATCCAACTATATTACTGCTTTAGGATATGGAACAGAAAACGATGAGAAGTATAAAAAGTATTGGCCAGCTGATGTACACTTAGTTGGAAAAGAAATTGTTCGTTTCCATACGATTTATTGGCCTATTATGCTGATGGCATTAGATTTACCTTTACCGAAAAAGGTCTTTGGTCATGGTTGGTTACTTATGAAAGATGGAAAAATGTCAAAGTCAAAAGGGAATGTTGTTGACCCCGTTCCATTAATTGACCGCTATGGCTTGGATGCTCTTCGTTATTATTTATTACGAGAAGTTCCTTTTGGTTCAGATGGTGTATTCACTCCAGAAGGATTCATTGAGCGGATCAATTATGATTTAGCAAATGATTTAGGAAACTTACTTAACCGAACAGTAGCCATGGTAGTAAAATATTTTGATGGGCAATTGCCAGTATATCAAAAGGATGGTACGCCGTTTGATAGTCAACTTGTTGACCTTGTTCAATCCACAGTAACAAAAGTTGAAAATGCAATGGAAGATATGGAGTTTTCTGTTGCGTTAACAGCCATTTGGCAGCTTGTCAGCCGAACGAATAAATATATTGATGAAACACAACCATGGGTACTTGCGAAAGAGGAGTCAAATAAAGAACAGCTTGGTGCTGTCATGTATCATTTAGCCGAATCATTGCGCCATATCTCAATTATGATTCAGCCATTTATGACCGAAGCCCCAGCAAAAATGTGGGAACAACTAGGCTTAGATGCTTCTTTGCAAACATGGGATACATTAAAAACATTTGGTTTCATAGAAGGTGGAACAACAGTGAAGAAAGGTGAGCCTATTTTCCCTCGACTAGATGCAAAAGAAGAAACGGCATATATCGTTGAAAAAATGGGTAGTACTGTAAAAACAGAAGAGAAAGTAAAAAAAGAAGTTGTAGAAGAAGTTGAACAAAGTCCAGAAATTACAATTGATGAGTTTATGAGTGTTGATTTAAGGGTTGCTGAAGTGATTCATGCTGAACCAGTTAAAAAGGCAAATAAATTATTAAAAATTCAATTGGATTTAGGATATGAAAAAAGACAAGTCGTTTCAGGGATTGCAAAATACTATAAACCTGAAGATCTGATTGGGAAAAAAGTAATTTGTGTTACAAATTTAAAGCCGATTACATTACGTGGAGAGTTATCACAAGGAATGATTTTAGCGGGTTCAAGTGGCGATGAATTAACACTAGCGACTGTCGAACAAAACTTGCCAAATGGGGCAAAAGTGAAGTAA
- the tmk gene encoding dTMP kinase — translation MSKGIFITIEGGEGAGKTTILKKVADQLQYQGIKTIVTREPGGIKIAEAIRSVILDKENTAMDARTEALLYAAARRQHLVEKVIPAINDGYVVLCDRFIDSSLAYQGVARGIGINEVMSINEFAIEGYMPDLTLFFDIDPNEGLKRISKDANREINRLDLEANSFHDKVRKGYEQVVNQYKDRIIVINANQPVDEVFKEAMAAIANRILQ, via the coding sequence ATGAGCAAAGGTATTTTTATTACTATTGAGGGCGGAGAAGGAGCAGGAAAAACAACCATATTAAAAAAAGTAGCTGACCAATTACAATATCAAGGGATTAAAACAATCGTAACACGAGAACCCGGTGGAATAAAAATTGCTGAAGCTATACGCTCTGTTATTTTAGATAAGGAAAATACAGCAATGGATGCCAGAACAGAAGCCTTGCTTTATGCCGCAGCAAGAAGACAGCACTTAGTTGAAAAAGTCATCCCAGCCATAAATGACGGCTATGTTGTATTGTGTGACCGATTTATTGATAGTAGTTTAGCTTATCAAGGCGTAGCTAGGGGTATAGGAATAAATGAAGTAATGAGCATTAATGAATTTGCCATTGAAGGGTATATGCCAGACCTGACTTTATTTTTCGATATTGACCCGAATGAAGGACTTAAACGGATTTCAAAAGATGCAAATCGTGAAATCAATCGATTGGATTTAGAAGCAAATTCATTTCATGACAAAGTAAGAAAAGGATATGAGCAAGTGGTGAATCAATATAAGGACCGGATTATTGTCATTAATGCCAATCAACCGGTGGACGAAGTTTTTAAAGAGGCGATGGCAGCAATTGCAAATCGAATCTTGCAATAA
- a CDS encoding AbrB/MazE/SpoVT family DNA-binding domain-containing protein, which produces MKSTGIVRKVDELGRVVIPIELRRTLDIAEKDALEIYVDNDRIILKKYKPNMTCQITGEVSDDNLSLAQGKIILSPQGAQEIINELQSFVEKSSK; this is translated from the coding sequence ATGAAATCTACAGGTATTGTACGTAAAGTTGACGAGTTAGGCCGCGTTGTTATTCCAATCGAGTTACGTCGTACTCTTGACATCGCCGAGAAAGATGCTTTAGAAATTTATGTTGATAACGATCGTATTATTTTAAAGAAATATAAACCAAATATGACATGTCAAATTACTGGCGAGGTATCAGACGACAACTTATCCCTTGCTCAAGGTAAAATTATTTTAAGTCCACAAGGCGCACAAGAAATTATTAACGAACTTCAATCTTTTGTAGAAAAATCGTCTAAATAA
- a CDS encoding tRNA1(Val) (adenine(37)-N6)-methyltransferase — translation MERVDYLPYGKLKIVQSSNVFSFSMDAVLLARFVSVPIQKGKMIDLCTGNAVIPLLLSERSKASIIGVEIQETLFNMAIQSVHLNKLEHQINILHADIKELPQDIKGGEYDVVTCNPPYFEVNNETDYNQNKHFAIARHELFCTLEDVIQESSRLVKQKGKVALVHRPERLGEIITVMKSNRIEPKRIQFVHPKNDKDANIVLVEGIKDGQKGIKCEPPIFVYDSNQQYTEQFKQWYGIKASEKEGE, via the coding sequence ATGGAAAGAGTGGATTATCTTCCATATGGAAAACTAAAAATAGTACAAAGTTCAAATGTTTTTTCATTTTCGATGGATGCTGTATTACTAGCTAGGTTTGTATCCGTTCCGATACAAAAAGGAAAAATGATTGACTTATGTACGGGTAATGCGGTCATTCCCTTGTTGTTAAGTGAGCGATCAAAAGCAAGTATTATCGGAGTGGAAATTCAGGAAACATTGTTTAACATGGCCATTCAAAGTGTACATCTTAACAAATTAGAACATCAAATTAATATTCTGCATGCGGATATAAAAGAACTTCCACAGGACATTAAAGGGGGAGAATATGATGTAGTTACTTGTAATCCCCCATACTTTGAAGTGAACAATGAAACAGACTATAATCAAAATAAACATTTTGCCATAGCAAGGCATGAGTTGTTTTGCACATTAGAAGATGTCATTCAAGAGAGTAGTCGACTCGTCAAACAAAAAGGCAAAGTAGCACTTGTCCACCGTCCTGAGCGACTTGGTGAAATCATTACAGTCATGAAATCAAATCGGATTGAGCCGAAACGAATTCAATTTGTTCATCCTAAAAACGATAAAGATGCAAATATTGTATTAGTTGAAGGTATTAAGGATGGCCAAAAAGGGATAAAATGTGAACCGCCCATTTTTGTATACGACTCTAACCAACAATATACAGAGCAGTTTAAACAATGGTATGGTATTAAAGCGAGTGAAAAGGAAGGTGAGTGA
- the yabA gene encoding DNA replication initiation control protein YabA, with amino-acid sequence MGKQEIFSQVSHIEERIGALHRDLKELKEQLASLIEENHYLKVENDNLRKRLDEPVEKKKTTEIAEDKDRQKLILGEGYDNLARLYQEGFHICNTHYGSIRSDGDCLFCLSFLNQK; translated from the coding sequence GTGGGTAAACAAGAAATTTTTTCTCAAGTTAGTCATATTGAAGAAAGAATTGGTGCATTGCACCGGGATTTAAAAGAATTAAAGGAACAATTGGCATCACTAATCGAAGAAAATCATTATTTAAAAGTAGAAAATGATAATTTAAGAAAACGATTAGACGAGCCTGTTGAAAAAAAGAAGACAACAGAAATAGCCGAAGACAAAGACCGACAAAAGCTCATTTTAGGTGAAGGATATGATAACTTAGCGAGATTGTACCAAGAAGGGTTTCATATTTGTAATACTCATTATGGAAGCATCCGTTCGGACGGAGATTGTCTATTTTGCCTTTCATTTCTTAATCAAAAATAA
- a CDS encoding sigma factor G inhibitor Gin → MKPLAQTTSLRLENCIVCNQSHHNGIHLFSHFICSSCERKMVETEPHEEYYKYCLEKLRIIKIPKSG, encoded by the coding sequence GTGAAACCATTAGCACAAACTACTTCATTAAGATTAGAAAATTGCATTGTCTGTAATCAATCCCATCATAATGGTATTCATTTGTTTAGTCATTTTATTTGTTCTAGCTGTGAAAGAAAAATGGTAGAAACGGAACCTCATGAGGAATACTACAAATATTGTTTGGAAAAATTAAGGATAATTAAAATACCAAAGAGTGGATAA
- a CDS encoding aminotransferase class I/II-fold pyridoxal phosphate-dependent enzyme, which yields MVEIPLYNRLITHSQQTVASFHVPGHKNGHVFYEEAIKSFMPLLQLDVTELSGLDDLHDPSSVIQEAQQLCASLYGVKHSYFLVNGSTVGNLAMILAACGKHDDVLVQRNSHKSIFHGIRMANANPIFLTPMYDEQLNMATGLSLEMVKEAVEKYPSAKTLIVTSPNYFGVTLDISEIISYAHERGLIVLVDEAHGAHFHLGQPFPTSCLQWGADVVVQSAHKTLPAMTMGSYLHINSERVNPSRIQMYLSMLQSSSPSYPIMASLDLARAYCESVTEEMIEEIVLSIIEFKTELQTIPQLEVVNSNDPHLQMDPLKITVETRCEKSGVSIQQRLEQAGIYTELANDSQLLFVLPLAPLKNAKEIADTIKQILAPYQVNDREKHKKVKLAEAQISNLHIPWEQLEGWKRASISIDEAAGKIAGEDVIPYPPGIPILLKGEIITQEIVNRIKHLQNNNVTFQGFCNEQRELQIFSELYRNEEQT from the coding sequence ATGGTAGAAATTCCTTTATATAATAGATTAATAACACATAGTCAACAAACGGTAGCATCATTTCACGTACCGGGCCATAAGAATGGGCATGTTTTTTATGAAGAAGCGATAAAAAGCTTTATGCCTTTATTACAACTTGATGTAACTGAACTTTCGGGATTAGATGATCTTCATGATCCATCTAGTGTCATACAAGAAGCACAACAGTTATGTGCCTCTTTATACGGTGTAAAGCATTCTTATTTTTTAGTAAATGGCTCTACGGTTGGTAACTTAGCTATGATTTTAGCGGCATGCGGAAAACATGATGACGTTTTAGTACAAAGAAATAGTCATAAATCCATTTTTCATGGAATTCGAATGGCCAATGCAAATCCTATCTTTTTAACACCGATGTATGATGAACAGTTGAATATGGCGACTGGGTTATCATTAGAAATGGTGAAGGAAGCGGTTGAAAAATACCCGTCAGCAAAAACATTGATTGTCACAAGTCCTAATTACTTTGGTGTTACTCTTGATATAAGTGAGATTATTTCGTACGCTCATGAAAGAGGGCTTATCGTACTTGTTGATGAAGCTCATGGTGCCCACTTTCATTTAGGACAACCATTCCCGACATCGTGTCTTCAATGGGGAGCTGACGTCGTTGTACAATCCGCACATAAAACATTACCTGCTATGACGATGGGGTCCTATCTTCATATAAATAGTGAGCGCGTTAATCCAAGTCGAATTCAAATGTATCTTTCTATGCTCCAGTCTAGTAGTCCATCGTATCCCATTATGGCATCACTAGATTTAGCAAGGGCATATTGTGAAAGTGTAACAGAAGAAATGATCGAAGAGATTGTTCTTTCTATTATAGAATTTAAGACAGAACTTCAAACGATACCACAACTTGAAGTAGTAAATTCAAATGACCCACACTTGCAAATGGACCCACTAAAAATTACAGTAGAAACGAGATGTGAAAAAAGTGGGGTATCGATACAACAGCGATTGGAGCAAGCAGGGATATATACCGAATTAGCAAATGATTCTCAACTTCTTTTTGTTTTACCATTGGCTCCCCTAAAAAATGCAAAAGAGATAGCGGACACGATAAAGCAAATTCTTGCACCATATCAGGTTAACGACCGAGAAAAACATAAAAAAGTGAAATTAGCAGAAGCACAGATAAGCAACCTTCACATTCCATGGGAGCAATTAGAGGGATGGAAACGAGCAAGTATTTCAATAGATGAGGCAGCAGGTAAAATTGCGGGGGAGGATGTCATTCCATACCCTCCAGGCATACCTATATTATTAAAGGGTGAAATCATTACACAAGAAATAGTAAATAGGATAAAACATCTACAAAACAATAATGTAACTTTTCAAGGTTTTTGCAATGAACAACGTGAACTTCAAATATTTAGTGAACTGTATAGAAACGAGGAGCAAACATGA
- the rsmI gene encoding 16S rRNA (cytidine(1402)-2'-O)-methyltransferase → MWQQQSYKMDKHGGVLYLVPTPIGNLEDMTFRGIRILKEADVIAAEDTRQTIKLLNHFEIQTKLISYHEHNKEASGENIISQIKQGAKVALVSDAGTPAISDPGYELVRDCIKENIAVIPLPGANAAITSFIASGFPTNHFLYYGFVERQKKQKQAEFETLKDIAVPIIFYEAPHRLKETLHSMRDVFGNRNIVVCRELTKKYEEIIRGTMEEVIQWCEVGTIKGEFCFIVEGNLSDAKEEQDSWWSNLTIEQHVNHYVSLHLSTKEAIKQVAKERNVPKREVYAVYHT, encoded by the coding sequence TTGTGGCAGCAACAAAGCTATAAAATGGATAAGCATGGAGGCGTATTGTATTTAGTGCCGACGCCAATTGGGAATTTAGAAGATATGACATTTCGGGGGATTCGTATTTTAAAAGAAGCAGATGTCATCGCTGCAGAGGACACGAGACAAACGATAAAATTATTAAACCATTTTGAAATTCAAACAAAATTAATCAGCTATCATGAACATAATAAAGAGGCGAGTGGTGAAAATATTATTTCACAAATCAAACAAGGAGCAAAGGTGGCTCTTGTAAGTGATGCCGGAACACCAGCCATATCAGATCCAGGATATGAGTTAGTCCGAGATTGCATTAAAGAAAACATTGCGGTGATTCCTTTGCCTGGAGCAAATGCGGCCATTACTTCTTTTATTGCCTCAGGTTTTCCAACGAACCATTTTCTATATTATGGGTTTGTGGAACGGCAAAAAAAGCAAAAGCAAGCGGAATTTGAAACATTAAAAGACATAGCAGTACCGATTATCTTTTATGAGGCCCCACATCGCTTAAAGGAAACACTCCATAGTATGAGAGATGTGTTCGGTAACCGAAATATCGTAGTTTGTCGAGAGTTAACGAAAAAATATGAGGAAATTATCAGAGGGACGATGGAAGAAGTCATTCAGTGGTGTGAAGTAGGAACAATCAAAGGGGAATTTTGTTTTATAGTTGAAGGGAATTTATCAGACGCGAAAGAAGAGCAGGATTCCTGGTGGTCAAACCTTACCATTGAACAACATGTTAACCATTATGTGTCGCTTCATTTGAGTACAAAAGAAGCGATTAAACAAGTTGCAAAGGAACGAAATGTACCAAAGCGGGAAGTGTACGCTGTTTATCATACATAA
- the holB gene encoding DNA polymerase III subunit delta': MSWKTLEQTQEKVVKMLTNSIHRDRLAHAYIFEGARGTGKKEVAFQLAKSYFCKERTSVEPCQHCSDCKRITSKNHPDVHLISPDGQSIKKQQVEHLQKEFSYRGVESKQKIYIVEHADKMTASAANSLLKFLEEPNSPTIAILLTENIHQILRTVLSRSQVLTFAPLKRDQYVEQLVESGMTRAMAVCLGTITTNISEAEKLSQDDWIVQARNVVLQLTEEVHSRPHHVLFTLQEKWLPLFQGKEQGDLGIELLLLWYRDLLYMQMDNKAECVFVDQVERLEQQALYTSQDKLQRQMTAIFEAKRHLHANVNPQLLMEKLLFKLQEG, translated from the coding sequence ATGAGCTGGAAAACACTCGAACAAACTCAAGAAAAAGTTGTTAAAATGTTAACGAATAGTATTCATAGAGACCGACTAGCCCATGCTTATATTTTTGAAGGTGCAAGAGGAACAGGAAAAAAAGAAGTAGCTTTTCAATTAGCGAAGAGCTACTTTTGTAAAGAGCGGACAAGCGTTGAACCATGTCAACACTGTTCTGATTGTAAAAGAATAACAAGTAAAAACCACCCAGATGTTCATCTTATCTCTCCGGACGGCCAATCTATAAAAAAACAACAAGTGGAACATTTACAAAAAGAGTTTTCTTATCGTGGTGTTGAATCAAAACAAAAAATATATATTGTTGAACACGCTGATAAAATGACAGCTAGTGCAGCAAATAGTTTACTAAAGTTTTTAGAGGAACCAAACTCTCCTACTATTGCTATTTTGCTTACGGAAAACATCCACCAAATTCTACGAACTGTTTTGTCAAGAAGTCAAGTTTTAACATTTGCACCGCTAAAGCGTGACCAATATGTGGAGCAACTTGTTGAAAGTGGGATGACGAGAGCGATGGCCGTTTGTTTAGGGACAATTACAACAAATATTTCCGAAGCTGAAAAACTTTCTCAAGATGACTGGATTGTACAAGCACGAAATGTAGTGTTACAATTAACGGAAGAGGTACATTCACGACCTCACCATGTTTTATTTACATTGCAAGAAAAATGGCTGCCTCTTTTTCAAGGAAAAGAACAAGGGGACCTAGGGATAGAATTATTGCTCTTATGGTACAGAGATTTATTATATATGCAAATGGATAACAAAGCTGAGTGTGTATTTGTTGACCAAGTAGAACGACTTGAGCAACAGGCATTGTATACGTCGCAAGATAAACTTCAAAGGCAAATGACGGCGATATTTGAAGCAAAGCGACATTTACATGCTAATGTGAATCCACAGCTGTTAATGGAAAAACTGTTGTTTAAGTTACAGGAGGGATAA
- a CDS encoding stage 0 sporulation family protein, whose protein sequence is MHHVVGVRFKKAGKIYYFSPGELELPKGEWVIVETSRGIEYGKVVIEKKEVSDQDVVLPLKQVIRIAETKDKVIVEENKQAAKDAFRLCIEKINEHNLDMKLVDVEYTFDRNKVLFYFTADGRIDFRELVKDLAAIFRTRIELRQIGVRDEAKMLGGIGPCGRILCCSSFLGDFEPVSIKMAKDQNLSLNPAKISGLCGRLMCCLKYENDHYESAKQALPDIGKEIATPDGRGRVVGLNILESLVQVDVFEQERVLEYSLQELIDKGAVPTQTTE, encoded by the coding sequence TTGCATCACGTCGTAGGTGTTCGATTTAAAAAAGCAGGGAAAATCTATTACTTTTCTCCTGGTGAACTCGAGTTACCAAAAGGCGAGTGGGTGATTGTCGAAACATCACGAGGGATTGAGTACGGTAAAGTGGTGATTGAGAAAAAAGAAGTTAGTGATCAAGATGTAGTCTTGCCATTAAAACAAGTCATTCGCATTGCTGAAACAAAGGATAAAGTAATAGTAGAGGAAAATAAACAGGCAGCCAAAGATGCCTTTCGGTTGTGTATCGAAAAAATAAATGAACATAACCTTGATATGAAATTAGTCGACGTGGAATATACGTTTGACAGAAATAAAGTGTTGTTTTACTTTACCGCGGATGGTCGAATTGATTTCCGTGAATTAGTAAAAGATTTGGCTGCCATTTTCAGAACGAGAATTGAGCTCCGTCAAATTGGTGTTCGTGACGAAGCAAAAATGCTTGGTGGAATAGGACCTTGTGGCCGTATTTTATGTTGCTCCTCTTTCCTAGGAGACTTTGAACCAGTCTCTATTAAAATGGCAAAAGACCAAAATTTATCATTAAATCCAGCAAAGATTTCAGGACTTTGCGGCAGACTCATGTGCTGTTTAAAATATGAAAATGACCATTATGAATCAGCTAAACAAGCTTTACCTGATATTGGGAAAGAAATTGCAACACCGGATGGTCGTGGTCGAGTTGTTGGCTTGAATATATTAGAAAGTTTAGTTCAAGTCGACGTTTTTGAACAAGAACGTGTTTTGGAATATTCACTACAAGAGCTAATAGACAAAGGAGCAGTTCCGACGCAAACCACAGAATAA
- a CDS encoding TatD family hydrolase — MLFDTHVHLNADQFQEDIITVIERAKDAGVHHMVVVGFDEITINRALELVENYDWLYAAVGWHPVDAIDFNDDYLKWLEQLSSHPKVVALGEMGLDYHWDKSPKDVQKEVFRKQIQLAKKVKLPIIIHNREASEDIVTILKEENAQEVGGIMHCFSGSLETAKQCLQMNFHISFGGPVTFKNAKKPKEVAKQIPIDKLLIETDCPYLAPHPYRGKRNEPAYVKLVAEQIAELRGISVEEIAEITTANAKKLFGIS; from the coding sequence ATGTTATTTGATACACATGTACATTTAAATGCAGACCAATTTCAAGAGGATATTATCACTGTTATCGAACGGGCAAAGGATGCAGGCGTACATCATATGGTTGTTGTTGGTTTTGATGAAATTACGATAAACCGAGCTTTAGAACTAGTTGAAAACTATGACTGGCTTTATGCTGCTGTTGGCTGGCACCCGGTTGATGCAATAGACTTTAATGACGATTATTTAAAATGGCTTGAACAGTTATCCTCTCATCCGAAAGTCGTTGCTCTAGGGGAAATGGGCTTAGATTACCATTGGGATAAATCTCCTAAAGATGTACAAAAAGAAGTATTCCGAAAACAAATTCAATTAGCGAAAAAAGTGAAATTGCCAATTATTATTCACAATCGTGAAGCAAGTGAAGATATTGTGACGATTTTGAAAGAAGAAAATGCGCAAGAAGTTGGTGGCATAATGCATTGTTTTAGTGGGAGTTTAGAAACGGCAAAGCAATGTTTACAGATGAATTTCCATATTTCCTTTGGAGGCCCAGTAACGTTCAAAAATGCAAAAAAACCAAAAGAAGTTGCAAAACAAATTCCAATCGATAAATTGCTTATTGAAACAGATTGTCCCTATTTAGCTCCTCATCCGTACCGTGGAAAACGAAATGAACCTGCTTATGTAAAACTCGTTGCAGAACAAATTGCCGAATTAAGAGGAATATCTGTAGAAGAAATCGCTGAGATCACTACAGCGAATGCAAAAAAATTATTTGGCATTTCTTGA